A stretch of the Victivallis lenta genome encodes the following:
- a CDS encoding ADP-ribosylglycohydrolase family protein, with product MLISGYTSPWDLLREELNQRKEEGFLIPAELTTEFDGLDPEKDAWNEAAIAGLYAKLEACRRDPAFPFEEPNGLDEIRACRPERRKLPELRLSDDELLDKFHGAWLGRSVGCALGKPVECMGMGGERWKDIRALLKSTGDWPLRDYFRFSDKVGCRQSCRGFIEYMESDDDIRYTLMGLLIIEKHGRDFTWRDVAWLWENQFPMAQLCTAECQAALNYNLCGGRQNKPAWDIDRIRCFNNPYREWIGAQIRADFFGWACAGNPELAAEFAWRDASWTHVKNGIYGEMFMAAVEAAAFVESDPVRLVEIGLGEIPRNCRLAAALRKALAEIPKHDGMESFMAYMDDEFGTMSSVHTINNAVLCAAALIYGKMNPDACVCEAVTGGLDTDCNGATVGAIAGIVAGRRYFGGTLAARLNDTIKAEFGEFRCVAMASLAERTLQAYKSVNANR from the coding sequence ATGTTGATCAGCGGTTATACCTCGCCGTGGGACCTGCTCCGGGAAGAGCTCAATCAGCGGAAGGAGGAGGGGTTCCTGATTCCGGCGGAGCTCACGACGGAGTTCGACGGACTCGACCCGGAGAAGGATGCGTGGAACGAGGCCGCCATCGCCGGACTGTATGCGAAACTCGAAGCGTGCCGCCGCGACCCGGCCTTCCCGTTCGAGGAGCCGAACGGACTCGATGAAATCCGCGCCTGCCGCCCGGAACGGCGGAAGCTGCCGGAGCTCCGGCTCTCCGACGACGAGCTGCTCGACAAATTCCACGGCGCCTGGCTCGGCCGCTCGGTCGGCTGCGCGCTCGGCAAGCCGGTCGAATGCATGGGCATGGGCGGCGAACGCTGGAAGGACATCCGCGCGCTGCTGAAATCGACCGGCGACTGGCCGCTGCGGGACTATTTCCGTTTCTCGGACAAAGTCGGCTGCCGCCAATCCTGCCGCGGCTTCATCGAATATATGGAGAGTGACGACGATATCCGCTACACGCTGATGGGCCTGCTGATCATTGAAAAGCACGGGCGCGATTTCACCTGGCGCGACGTCGCGTGGCTCTGGGAGAACCAGTTTCCGATGGCGCAGCTCTGCACGGCGGAGTGCCAGGCCGCGCTGAACTACAACCTCTGCGGCGGGCGGCAGAACAAGCCGGCATGGGACATCGACCGCATCCGCTGCTTCAACAACCCGTACCGCGAATGGATCGGCGCACAGATCCGCGCCGATTTCTTCGGCTGGGCCTGCGCCGGGAATCCGGAGCTCGCCGCGGAGTTCGCCTGGCGCGACGCGTCGTGGACCCATGTGAAAAACGGCATCTACGGCGAAATGTTCATGGCCGCGGTCGAGGCGGCGGCGTTCGTCGAAAGCGATCCGGTCCGTCTGGTTGAGATCGGGCTCGGGGAGATTCCGCGCAACTGCCGGCTCGCGGCCGCCCTGCGCAAAGCGCTCGCCGAAATTCCGAAGCATGACGGGATGGAGAGCTTCATGGCCTATATGGATGACGAATTCGGCACGATGTCCTCGGTTCACACCATCAACAACGCCGTGCTCTGCGCCGCCGCGCTGATCTACGGGAAAATGAATCCGGACGCCTGCGTCTGCGAAGCCGTCACCGGCGGACTCGACACCGACTGCAACGGCGCGACGGTCGGCGCGATCGCCGGCATCGTCGCCGGGCGCCGCTACTTCGGCGGTACGCTCGCCGCCCGGCTGAACGACACGATCAAAGCCGAGTTCGGAGAGTTCCGGTGCGTGGCGATGGCTTCACTCGCCGAGCGGACCCTGCAGGCATACAAAAGCGTGAACGCGAACCGGTAA
- a CDS encoding cellulase family glycosylhydrolase, which produces MLSRMRRILAGVAAALLALPAANAAAETEKELQPYAEAAAGAAARYDALKRKGGEAKCGPDLIGTLRERAGKNIVYPLLYSPKKRMQGSVESWNDIPAVGQLSFLNTSHAALPPGLEAYFKAAVSDDTLYVLAVAKDSHVNFGFRPAYNSDCFELFLDPFFTRDTRSDDSSMQLFITAADPAGKTFRSEGKIPAEARPVPVEGGWGVEIAIPLDNAYFRLKPFDGLAFGFNLSYNNNDDGKARNQKITWSGLDRNDSSWNNPSVFGVMEVVRTDAQPVEPVRPGPAIEENRRRRSAGETFEDLGALARSRPSPAVVRGFMSGRLDNGRAFHDMANDWGANAVRLQLHGIGPKPTWTPENYPVFLDRLEEAVKQAKAAGIKVIPVAFEVPCELGGREMWEVPGVEEGFKRYWRGIAERLKPYAGTIWGYDLYNEPLGRSQLPYAPVEWRQMAVNIMKAIREVDKDVWIIYETGPGGGWRGFEDLKPLPDSRVIYSLHFYEPGAFTHQGIAATQLQDPGLLARAQESTGVEYPAFIGGIRFDEASLERSLRPVIEFQEKYKVPIYVGEFSVIAWAPVDSAVRYLRDVTGIFNRHGWSWTYHAFREYPGWSLEHEDGVVRKDAALKPVRESARGKVMKEAFRAPVVNK; this is translated from the coding sequence ATGCTTTCACGGATGAGACGGATTCTGGCGGGAGTCGCCGCGGCGCTGCTCGCACTGCCGGCCGCAAACGCCGCGGCGGAGACGGAAAAAGAGCTTCAACCCTATGCGGAGGCCGCCGCCGGAGCCGCCGCGCGTTACGATGCGCTGAAGCGGAAGGGCGGTGAGGCAAAGTGCGGCCCGGACCTGATCGGAACGCTGCGCGAACGCGCCGGAAAGAACATCGTCTATCCGCTGCTTTACTCCCCGAAAAAACGCATGCAGGGGAGCGTCGAAAGCTGGAACGACATTCCGGCCGTCGGGCAGCTGTCGTTCCTGAACACGAGCCACGCGGCGCTGCCGCCCGGTCTCGAAGCGTACTTCAAGGCGGCGGTGTCGGACGACACGCTCTACGTGCTGGCGGTCGCAAAGGACAGCCATGTCAACTTCGGTTTCCGCCCGGCCTACAACAGCGACTGCTTCGAACTGTTCCTCGACCCGTTTTTCACGCGCGACACGCGGTCGGACGACTCGAGCATGCAGCTTTTCATCACCGCCGCGGACCCGGCCGGAAAGACGTTCCGCTCCGAAGGGAAGATTCCGGCCGAAGCCAGGCCGGTTCCGGTCGAAGGCGGATGGGGCGTCGAAATTGCGATTCCGCTCGACAACGCCTATTTCCGCCTGAAGCCGTTCGACGGGCTCGCCTTCGGCTTCAACCTCAGCTACAACAACAATGACGACGGCAAGGCGCGCAATCAGAAAATCACCTGGAGCGGGCTCGACCGGAACGACAGCTCGTGGAACAACCCGTCGGTGTTCGGTGTGATGGAGGTCGTGCGGACCGATGCGCAGCCGGTCGAACCGGTCCGCCCCGGTCCGGCGATCGAGGAAAACCGCCGGCGGCGCAGCGCGGGCGAGACCTTCGAAGACCTCGGGGCGCTCGCCCGGAGCCGCCCCTCCCCGGCGGTCGTCCGCGGCTTCATGTCCGGACGGCTCGACAACGGCAGGGCGTTTCACGACATGGCGAATGACTGGGGAGCGAATGCGGTGCGGCTCCAGCTGCACGGAATCGGGCCGAAACCGACCTGGACGCCGGAAAACTATCCGGTCTTTCTCGACCGGCTTGAAGAGGCCGTCAAACAGGCGAAGGCCGCCGGAATCAAAGTCATCCCGGTCGCCTTCGAGGTTCCCTGCGAACTCGGCGGCAGGGAGATGTGGGAGGTCCCCGGCGTCGAAGAGGGGTTCAAACGCTACTGGCGCGGCATCGCGGAACGGTTGAAGCCTTACGCCGGCACGATCTGGGGGTACGACCTCTACAATGAGCCGCTCGGCCGCAGCCAGCTGCCGTATGCGCCGGTCGAATGGCGGCAGATGGCGGTCAACATCATGAAAGCGATCCGCGAAGTCGACAAGGATGTCTGGATCATCTACGAAACCGGGCCCGGCGGCGGCTGGCGCGGTTTCGAGGACCTGAAACCGCTGCCGGATTCGCGCGTAATTTACAGCCTCCATTTCTACGAGCCCGGCGCCTTCACGCATCAGGGCATTGCGGCGACCCAGCTGCAGGACCCGGGGCTGCTCGCCAGGGCGCAGGAGTCGACCGGCGTCGAATATCCGGCCTTCATCGGCGGAATCCGGTTCGACGAGGCGTCTCTGGAAAGATCGCTGCGGCCGGTCATCGAGTTCCAGGAGAAATACAAGGTGCCGATCTATGTCGGCGAATTCAGCGTGATCGCCTGGGCGCCGGTCGACTCCGCCGTCCGCTATCTCCGGGACGTGACCGGCATCTTCAACCGCCACGGCTGGAGCTGGACCTACCACGCCTTCCGCGAATATCCGGGCTGGAGCCTCGAGCACGAGGACGGCGTGGTCCGCAAGGATGCGGCGCTGAAGCCGGTCAGGGAGAGCGCCCGCGGCAAAGTCATGAAAGAGGCCTTCAGGGCTCCGGTCGTCAACAAATAG
- a CDS encoding IclR family transcriptional regulator, producing the protein MKKRENPSAKPYMVPALERGMRILELLSEHPAGLAMSDMAPLGLPAASLYRMLATLAELGYVVRGEQDRYRLGRKLLTLGYRSIDESSLLENALGPMRDLRDRTGETAMLGVLYGGEGVVIESVKSNRAVCVSVRIGHHYPLHTAAPAKAMLAFLPDGERDALLRRITYTGFTDKTIRNAAKLKSELRRIRQTGIAFDRGEELRELRCAGAPILNVKGYPVAAIWIGGPESRLDEAALKSCGEMVKEAAEQIQQRLI; encoded by the coding sequence ATGAAAAAGAGAGAAAACCCGTCAGCCAAACCGTACATGGTTCCGGCGCTCGAACGCGGGATGCGGATTCTGGAACTGCTTTCCGAACATCCCGCCGGGCTCGCCATGTCGGATATGGCTCCGCTCGGTTTGCCGGCCGCAAGCCTTTACCGCATGCTGGCAACGCTGGCGGAGCTCGGTTATGTCGTTCGCGGCGAACAGGACCGCTACCGCCTCGGCCGCAAGCTGCTGACGCTCGGCTACCGGAGCATCGACGAATCGTCGCTCCTTGAAAATGCGCTCGGACCGATGCGCGACCTGCGCGACCGGACCGGCGAAACCGCCATGCTCGGCGTGCTCTACGGCGGAGAGGGCGTCGTCATCGAATCGGTGAAATCGAACCGGGCGGTCTGCGTTTCGGTGCGAATCGGCCACCACTACCCGCTCCACACCGCCGCCCCCGCCAAAGCGATGCTCGCGTTTCTGCCCGACGGGGAGCGGGATGCGCTTCTCCGCCGGATCACTTACACCGGCTTCACGGATAAAACCATCCGGAATGCCGCGAAGTTGAAGTCGGAATTGCGGAGAATCCGCCAGACCGGAATCGCTTTCGACCGCGGCGAGGAGTTGCGGGAGCTGCGCTGTGCGGGCGCGCCGATCCTCAATGTGAAAGGATACCCCGTCGCCGCAATCTGGATCGGCGGCCCGGAATCGAGACTCGACGAAGCCGCCCTCAAATCCTGCGGAGAAATGGTGAAAGAAGCAGCGGAGCAAATTCAGCAGCGGCTGATCTGA
- a CDS encoding helix-turn-helix domain-containing protein, which translates to MDNDRFDLYDRNAETSRVSAFAPRIRFVNYRGLAGMELPVWGRRRLIDYELILSLRGEFEYLVHDSGERVIQHPGEVLTIRPGELHTYRLLGDPERAFFSCIHLDFEGAAGVPEPPARCTAFSVREDGYAVHELFRRADQLFHRPGRFAQEQLSCVGKLIWLYLLEEARSGEQSERLSAMLAYLDENLLRHPTRSDLARSFRLTPQRINAIFKRELGVSPGEYVHRELAERGYALLHDEQLSVKEAADRLGFESPFYFSRVFRKVFGFSPAMVRRGGGAGSL; encoded by the coding sequence ATGGATAATGATCGCTTTGACCTGTACGATCGTAATGCGGAGACTTCCCGCGTCTCCGCCTTTGCGCCGCGAATCCGGTTCGTGAATTACCGGGGGCTGGCCGGTATGGAGCTGCCGGTCTGGGGACGGCGGCGGCTGATCGACTACGAGCTGATCCTTTCGCTGCGGGGAGAGTTCGAGTATCTGGTGCACGACTCCGGGGAACGGGTGATCCAGCATCCGGGCGAGGTGTTGACCATCCGGCCCGGCGAGCTGCACACCTACCGGCTGCTCGGGGACCCCGAACGGGCGTTTTTCAGCTGCATTCATCTCGATTTCGAAGGCGCGGCCGGGGTGCCGGAGCCGCCGGCCCGGTGCACGGCGTTTTCCGTGCGGGAGGACGGTTATGCCGTGCATGAGCTGTTCCGTCGCGCCGATCAGCTGTTTCATCGCCCCGGCCGGTTTGCGCAGGAGCAGCTCTCCTGCGTCGGAAAGCTGATCTGGCTCTATCTGCTGGAGGAGGCGCGGAGCGGGGAGCAGAGCGAACGGCTTTCGGCCATGCTCGCTTATCTTGACGAGAACCTTCTGCGGCACCCGACCCGCAGCGATCTCGCGCGGAGTTTCCGCCTGACCCCGCAGCGAATCAATGCGATTTTCAAACGGGAGCTGGGCGTCTCCCCCGGCGAATACGTTCACCGGGAACTGGCGGAACGCGGCTACGCCCTGCTGCACGACGAACAGCTGAGCGTGAAGGAGGCCGCCGATCGTCTCGGATTTGAAAGCCCGTTCTACTTTTCACGGGTGTTCCGCAAGGTATTCGGCTTCTCTCCCGCGATGGTCCGGCGCGGCGGCGGAGCCGGGTCACTCTGA
- the ilvN gene encoding acetolactate synthase small subunit, whose product MMETPEKHTISVLVENKFGVLARVAGLFSGRGYNISSLTVHETEDPRFSKMTIVTTGDSAILEQIDKQLRKLVDVITVENLTGSHFVEREMALIKLRTDSPEKQTQLIQLIEIFDGTIVSVSKGEIGVEIAGRSDRLDNFIEMVRDFGIVEMARSGRVAINRCKKI is encoded by the coding sequence ATGATGGAAACGCCGGAAAAGCATACGATATCGGTTTTGGTGGAGAACAAATTCGGCGTCCTCGCCCGGGTCGCCGGGCTGTTCAGCGGACGCGGCTACAATATCTCAAGCCTGACCGTCCACGAGACCGAAGACCCGCGTTTTTCGAAGATGACGATCGTCACGACCGGAGACAGCGCGATTCTCGAACAGATCGACAAGCAGCTGCGCAAGCTCGTCGATGTGATCACCGTTGAAAACCTGACCGGCAGCCACTTCGTCGAGCGCGAGATGGCGCTTATCAAGCTCCGGACCGATTCGCCCGAGAAGCAGACGCAGCTGATCCAGCTGATCGAGATCTTCGACGGCACGATCGTATCGGTCAGCAAGGGCGAAATCGGCGTCGAAATCGCGGGACGTTCGGACCGGCTCGACAACTTCATCGAGATGGTCCGCGACTTCGGAATCGTCGAAATGGCGCGGTCCGGCCGCGTGGCGATCAACCGCTGCAAGAAAATCTGA
- a CDS encoding glycoside hydrolase family 5 protein: protein MKAKFRWAALTALLASTLGFAAVPVELAIDFAAETAAEWGKTKGTELKIDSGVLTLNGTNWDSKAFKSVILTPDLRYKLTGTGRGKVVVRLHVGWSRAFARLDLSGDAFHTGSTEFTTPAGNGKYTLSIQVNSDKGEAEVKNLVFTPVAEPAPKAAPVPGEVRIDFAAEKAAGWGHTRGATFEITGGTAVIDGTDWDSKIFKTVTLQPNRQYLATGTGRGKVIVRLHPGWSKPFCQLNLSGDAFRTDSVKFTTPEGNGKYTLSIQINAPKGRGEVRELAFIPLADDPDKVELDAAKLRANRPDPEIVRGFMVGRFDDQTAKDIRRWGGNMIRLQLFPLRFAQQRKSDWESALPAFLDDVENKVKIARDNGLKVAVDLHQAPVPGVRGDYSELWTHPDLEKNFIRLWTALAERLKPYRETIWGYDLYNEPLDRNQLPNAPKEWRPLAIKLLKAIRAIDPEVWIIYEPGPGGGSFGLNNMYPLPDYRVIYSTHFYTPGEFTHQGILNIAGTDLAKAMEKINIRYPGEINGKQYDKAALDASLKTVDEFVARYPVPYYIGEFSVVRWAPEGSGEQYLRDVMELFEQRGWSWSYHAFREFQGWSLEHDGEYWMPGMPEPVPTGDSERGRIVREFLKKNR, encoded by the coding sequence ATGAAAGCAAAATTCCGATGGGCCGCGCTTACGGCGCTTCTGGCGTCGACGCTCGGCTTCGCCGCCGTACCGGTGGAGCTTGCGATCGATTTCGCGGCGGAAACGGCGGCGGAATGGGGCAAAACCAAAGGCACCGAACTGAAGATCGACTCCGGCGTGCTGACGCTGAACGGCACCAACTGGGACAGCAAGGCGTTCAAATCGGTTATTCTGACGCCGGACCTGCGCTATAAACTGACCGGAACCGGACGCGGCAAAGTCGTCGTCCGGCTCCATGTCGGCTGGAGCAGGGCGTTCGCCCGGCTCGACCTCTCGGGCGATGCGTTCCACACCGGATCGACCGAATTCACGACGCCGGCAGGAAACGGCAAATACACGCTCTCGATTCAGGTCAATTCCGATAAAGGCGAAGCCGAAGTGAAAAATCTCGTGTTTACGCCGGTGGCGGAGCCCGCTCCGAAAGCCGCGCCGGTTCCGGGAGAGGTCCGAATCGATTTCGCGGCGGAAAAAGCGGCCGGCTGGGGACATACCAGAGGCGCGACGTTCGAAATCACCGGCGGAACGGCCGTCATCGACGGCACCGACTGGGACAGCAAAATCTTCAAGACCGTCACGCTTCAGCCGAACCGGCAGTATCTGGCGACCGGAACCGGGCGCGGCAAAGTCATCGTCCGGCTGCATCCGGGCTGGAGCAAACCGTTCTGCCAGCTGAATCTGTCGGGCGATGCGTTCCGCACCGACTCGGTCAAGTTCACGACGCCGGAAGGAAACGGCAAATACACGCTCTCGATCCAGATCAACGCGCCGAAGGGGCGCGGCGAAGTCCGCGAGCTCGCCTTCATCCCGCTGGCGGACGATCCCGACAAGGTCGAGCTCGACGCGGCGAAGCTGCGGGCGAACCGGCCCGATCCCGAAATTGTGCGCGGTTTCATGGTCGGCCGGTTCGACGACCAGACCGCAAAGGATATCCGCAGATGGGGCGGCAACATGATCCGGCTCCAGCTCTTTCCGCTCCGGTTCGCGCAGCAGCGGAAAAGCGACTGGGAGTCGGCGCTGCCGGCGTTTCTCGACGACGTCGAAAACAAGGTGAAAATCGCGCGCGACAACGGGCTCAAGGTCGCGGTCGACCTGCATCAGGCGCCGGTTCCGGGCGTTCGCGGCGATTACAGCGAACTCTGGACGCACCCCGACCTCGAGAAGAATTTCATCAGGCTGTGGACCGCGCTGGCCGAACGGCTGAAGCCGTACAGGGAGACGATCTGGGGATATGACCTCTACAACGAACCGCTCGACCGCAATCAGCTGCCGAATGCCCCGAAAGAGTGGCGGCCGCTTGCGATCAAGCTGCTGAAGGCGATCCGGGCGATCGATCCCGAGGTCTGGATCATCTACGAGCCGGGCCCCGGCGGCGGCTCCTTCGGACTGAACAATATGTATCCGCTGCCGGACTACCGGGTGATTTACAGCACGCACTTCTATACGCCGGGCGAATTCACGCACCAGGGAATCCTGAACATTGCCGGAACCGATCTGGCCAAGGCGATGGAGAAGATCAACATCCGTTATCCGGGCGAGATCAACGGAAAACAGTACGACAAAGCCGCGCTCGACGCGAGCCTGAAAACGGTCGACGAGTTTGTCGCCAGATATCCGGTGCCGTATTACATCGGGGAGTTCAGCGTGGTCCGCTGGGCGCCGGAAGGCTCCGGCGAACAGTATCTGCGTGATGTGATGGAACTGTTCGAACAGCGCGGCTGGTCGTGGAGCTACCACGCCTTCCGGGAATTTCAGGGCTGGAGCCTCGAACATGACGGAGAGTACTGGATGCCGGGGATGCCGGAGCCGGTGCCGACCGGAGACTCCGAACGCGGCAGGATCGTCCGCGAATTCCTGAAAAAGAACCGGTAA
- a CDS encoding GIN domain-containing protein: MGVCTGFIVNPFLLVAIAFLAVILILLFRRRMEKGETPALPMSAGETGKKSPSEPPAAKPAEVPAVVEEEVGGVPALREYSFSKLNYLSVAGCWQVHLQCRAAANRCQIGIDPAFARFVKVENSRDGLLIRYTGKKRPEEPMTIELSSTGVPAQVKAIGRNSIWIDSVEAPKFVCKITDGGKLEVPGAKVEELVVKLTGSCRAECGGEFGLAEIEVSGASNAKLRGSIRKLEARLSGASKAEAVQVEKAEIDVSGASKLKLEVTDKLEGDLSGGSSLKFRGEVDTSGIRISGSSRLKSWN, translated from the coding sequence ATGGGAGTGTGTACAGGTTTCATCGTCAACCCGTTTCTGCTGGTTGCCATTGCGTTTCTGGCCGTCATCCTGATTTTGCTTTTCAGGCGCCGGATGGAGAAGGGGGAGACTCCGGCTCTCCCCATGTCCGCCGGTGAGACCGGGAAGAAAAGTCCTTCGGAGCCGCCCGCCGCGAAGCCGGCCGAGGTTCCGGCTGTCGTCGAAGAGGAGGTCGGCGGCGTTCCGGCCCTGCGGGAATATTCGTTTTCGAAGCTGAATTATCTGTCGGTCGCAGGCTGCTGGCAGGTGCATCTGCAGTGCCGCGCCGCCGCGAACCGCTGCCAGATCGGAATCGACCCCGCCTTCGCCCGGTTCGTGAAGGTCGAGAACAGCCGCGACGGCCTGCTGATCCGCTACACCGGCAAGAAACGGCCGGAGGAGCCGATGACCATCGAACTATCCTCGACCGGCGTTCCGGCGCAGGTCAAGGCGATCGGCCGCAACAGCATCTGGATCGATTCCGTCGAAGCGCCGAAGTTCGTCTGCAAAATCACCGACGGCGGCAAGCTTGAGGTGCCCGGCGCCAAGGTGGAAGAACTGGTCGTCAAACTGACCGGCAGCTGTCGCGCCGAGTGCGGCGGGGAGTTCGGCCTTGCTGAAATCGAGGTGTCCGGCGCCAGCAACGCGAAGCTGCGCGGTTCGATCCGCAAGCTCGAGGCGCGGCTCTCCGGTGCGTCGAAAGCCGAGGCGGTTCAGGTCGAAAAGGCCGAAATCGACGTTTCCGGCGCATCGAAGCTGAAGCTTGAGGTGACTGATAAGCTCGAAGGCGATCTGTCGGGCGGTTCATCCCTGAAATTCCGCGGCGAGGTCGATACTTCCGGCATCCGCATCTCCGGCAGTTCCCGGCTCAAAAGCTGGAACTGA
- a CDS encoding uroporphyrinogen decarboxylase family protein, whose product MSTKPLLPPWPGTMTGRERFNRQMHFQSVDRCFNMEFGYWEENFREWPLFVENNIRNNEEADRFFSFDPIAVIYGRTWMSPPFETKIIERRNDVNIMINHDGLLAEVPADGHDTIPHYLKSSIVTPEDWKRCKEERFRRDDPSRIPDIEALRRQHPADRDYPLGIDCGSMIGKIRDMLTFEGLAYAVYDYPDMVEDMVETCCQLVEDSLDRLLPHFDFDYASGWEDICFKNGPIVSVDFFRDVVTPRYKRIRRKLDAYGIDLWYTDCDGDVRPILPYLIEGGINCLFPFEVMGCSHPGELLDRYPGTLRIMGGVDKIQLGNGPAAIKAYLETLVPYVERGGYIPFCDHRCPPNVRPEDYLYYLDLKQKMFGLK is encoded by the coding sequence ATGTCGACCAAACCGCTGCTCCCTCCGTGGCCCGGCACCATGACCGGCCGGGAACGTTTCAACCGCCAGATGCACTTTCAGAGCGTGGACCGCTGCTTCAACATGGAGTTCGGCTACTGGGAGGAAAACTTCAGGGAGTGGCCGCTCTTCGTCGAAAACAATATCCGCAACAACGAGGAGGCCGACCGCTTCTTCAGCTTCGACCCCATCGCCGTCATCTATGGCCGGACCTGGATGTCTCCGCCGTTCGAAACGAAGATCATCGAACGCAGAAACGACGTCAACATCATGATCAACCACGACGGGCTGCTCGCCGAAGTCCCGGCCGACGGGCACGACACGATTCCGCACTACCTGAAGTCGAGCATCGTCACGCCGGAAGACTGGAAACGCTGCAAGGAGGAGCGCTTCCGGCGCGACGATCCGTCCCGGATTCCGGACATCGAAGCCCTCAGGCGGCAGCACCCGGCCGACCGCGACTATCCGCTCGGCATCGACTGCGGCTCGATGATCGGCAAAATCCGCGACATGCTGACCTTCGAAGGACTCGCCTACGCCGTCTACGACTACCCGGATATGGTCGAAGACATGGTCGAAACCTGCTGCCAGCTGGTGGAGGATTCACTCGACCGGCTGCTGCCGCACTTCGATTTCGACTACGCCTCGGGATGGGAGGACATCTGCTTCAAAAACGGCCCGATCGTCTCCGTCGACTTTTTCCGCGATGTGGTGACCCCGCGCTACAAGCGCATCCGCCGTAAGCTCGACGCCTACGGCATCGATCTCTGGTACACCGACTGCGACGGCGACGTGCGGCCCATCCTGCCCTATCTGATCGAGGGGGGCATCAACTGCCTGTTCCCGTTCGAGGTCATGGGCTGCTCGCATCCGGGCGAACTGCTCGACCGGTATCCGGGCACGCTCCGGATCATGGGCGGAGTCGACAAAATCCAGCTCGGCAACGGCCCCGCCGCCATCAAGGCTTATCTCGAAACCCTCGTCCCGTACGTCGAACGCGGCGGCTACATCCCGTTCTGCGACCACCGCTGCCCGCCGAACGTCAGGCCGGAAGACTATCTGTACTATCTCGATCTGAAGCAGAAGATGTTCGGTCTGAAATAA
- a CDS encoding AGE family epimerase/isomerase: protein MDWQPVIERYENELTRNVIPFWVKNCVDREYGGYFTMLDRDGSVYDTTKYMWMQWRIVYMFAELYRRRCGEGHPEYLEIARQGFDFLFEHGRTGDGSYYFALNREGVPAMTPYSIFSDCFAAMGAAAMFAATGEERYRDEARSAMRSYIRRLDNPKGRWNKLLPGTPARLSLGSFMILANLGCVMKECLATGEFDAETDRAVRTVMRMFHHPELKVLFENVNPDGSFDLDSCEGRFVNPGHGLESMWFVLQYAERIGDAELIRQACDYVDELFRFGTDPEYGGIFYFMDALGRPHLELQHDMKLWWPHNEAAIAALFAFKLSGEERFLTHFKTVDAWMWSHFPDPEYGEWFAYLDRAGRPNNMLKGGKWKTFFHLPRCLMKSSELMRAMR from the coding sequence ATGGACTGGCAACCGGTGATCGAACGATACGAGAATGAGCTGACGCGGAATGTGATTCCGTTCTGGGTGAAGAACTGCGTGGACCGCGAATACGGCGGCTACTTCACGATGCTGGACCGCGACGGTTCGGTCTACGATACGACCAAGTACATGTGGATGCAGTGGCGGATCGTCTATATGTTCGCGGAGCTCTATCGCAGGCGCTGCGGCGAGGGGCACCCGGAGTATCTCGAAATTGCGCGGCAGGGGTTTGACTTCCTGTTCGAGCACGGCCGCACCGGGGACGGCAGCTACTATTTTGCGCTGAATCGCGAGGGCGTCCCCGCCATGACGCCGTACAGCATCTTTTCGGATTGCTTTGCGGCGATGGGAGCCGCGGCGATGTTTGCCGCGACCGGTGAGGAGCGGTACCGGGACGAAGCCCGCTCCGCCATGCGGAGCTACATCCGGCGGCTGGATAACCCGAAGGGGCGCTGGAACAAGCTGCTGCCCGGAACTCCGGCGCGCCTTTCGCTCGGTTCCTTCATGATCCTCGCAAACCTCGGGTGCGTCATGAAGGAGTGCCTGGCGACCGGCGAGTTCGATGCCGAAACCGACCGGGCGGTCCGGACGGTCATGCGGATGTTCCACCACCCGGAGCTCAAGGTCCTGTTCGAGAACGTGAATCCGGACGGCAGCTTCGACCTCGACAGCTGCGAGGGGCGGTTCGTGAATCCGGGCCACGGCCTTGAATCGATGTGGTTCGTCCTGCAGTACGCGGAGCGGATCGGGGATGCGGAGCTCATCCGGCAGGCCTGCGACTATGTCGACGAGCTGTTCCGGTTCGGAACCGATCCCGAATACGGCGGCATTTTCTACTTCATGGACGCGCTCGGCAGGCCGCACCTCGAACTCCAGCACGACATGAAACTCTGGTGGCCGCACAACGAGGCGGCGATCGCGGCGCTGTTCGCCTTCAAGCTCAGCGGAGAGGAACGCTTCCTCACGCACTTCAAAACGGTCGATGCGTGGATGTGGAGCCATTTCCCGGACCCGGAATACGGCGAGTGGTTCGCCTATCTCGACCGCGCCGGCCGGCCGAACAATATGCTGAAGGGCGGCAAATGGAAGACCTTCTTCCACCTGCCGCGCTGCCTCATGAAGTCGTCCGAACTGATGCGCGCTATGCGGTAG